A single window of Gambusia affinis linkage group LG18, SWU_Gaff_1.0, whole genome shotgun sequence DNA harbors:
- the si:dkey-171c9.3 gene encoding A-kinase anchor protein 11 isoform X1 — protein sequence MCSLNFNQAKRNVNGTRRRYKAVLCHFLFFSQCCKFLKLAPPMHKYVYRNLQEVSKTGEPFPMSPIYTEDCAPSSNVDPMQSLSADSKWRGPIPKTSGERILMYADVLDEFAQNLAESIILSSLEQMEKLEPEVLQPIQTPEILAEELALAIVEVALKDVCLPQYPPPDVEKNDCEEAENGPPVDASGEEEDLLELEMISLRELQTHRNSQSNHPPLYQSGLPAVGSLDYPDAPPTTPLIPELERSRNSFARKLKGGLANVFLPSPPPPTPKDKEDNSGGEISDAQVELMEHLMHSLSTNDLVRDGLQAHGAGVEAFAEVLSSDVLSWVLNVKNKQQGSDESDLHQLAYQLAETIITSSLDKTKCDLLSD from the exons ATGTGCTCTCTAAATTTCAACCAAGCAAAAAGAAACGTCAACGGAACCCGTCGACGGTACAAGGCAGTCCTCTGCCACTtcctatttttttctcagtgctgtaaatttcttaaactggcTCCTCCCATGCACAAGTACGTTTACAGAAACTTACAGGAAGTGAGCAAAACTGGTGAACCCTTCCCCATGTCACCCATTTACACTGAAGATTGTGCACCAAGCTCCAATGTG GATCCAATGCAGTCTCTAAGCGCAGACTCAAAGTGGCGAGGACCCATTCCCAAAACCTCTGGCGAAAGAATCCTCATGTATGCCGACGTTCTGGACGAGTTCGCCCAAAATCTGGCAGAGAGCATAATCCTCTCCTCTCTAGAACAAATGGAAAAGTTGGAACCTGAGGTGCTACAACCTATTCAAACACCGGAGATCTTAGCCGAGGAGTTGGCATTAGCAATAGTTGAGGTTGCTCTGAAAGACGTCTGCTTGCCTCAATATCCACCACCAGATGTTGAAAAGAACGATTGTGAAGAGGCTGAAAATGGCCCCCCGGTGGACGCATCCGGAGAAGAAGAGGACCTGTTGGAACTAGAGATGATTTCCTTAAGGGAATTACAGACTCACAGAAACTCTCAGTCCAACCATCCACCTCTGTACCAATCGGGCCTTCCTGCTGTGGGTTCCCTCGACTACCCAGATGCCCCTCCGACCACCCCCCTCATCCCGGAGCTGGAGCGGAGCAGGAACAGTTTCGCTCGGAAGCTCAAGGGGGGGCTGGCAAACGTCTTCCTgccctctcctcctccaccgACTCCGAAAGACAAGGAGGACAACTCGGGCGGTGAGATCAGTGACGCTCAGGTGGAACTGATGGAGCATCTGATGCATTCCCTGTCTACAAACGACCTGGTGAGAGACGGCCTGCAGGCGCACGGAGCCGGAGTGGAGGCTTTCGCAGAGGTTCTGTCGAGTGATGTGTTAAGCTGGGTCTTGAACgtgaaaaacaagcagcaggGGTCGGATGAAAGCGATCTTCATCAGCTGGCTTACCAACTGGCTGAAACAATCATCACTTCCTCGCTGGATAAAACGAAATGTGACCTCCTATCTGACTAG
- the si:dkey-171c9.3 gene encoding A-kinase anchor protein 11 isoform X2 yields MQSLSADSKWRGPIPKTSGERILMYADVLDEFAQNLAESIILSSLEQMEKLEPEVLQPIQTPEILAEELALAIVEVALKDVCLPQYPPPDVEKNDCEEAENGPPVDASGEEEDLLELEMISLRELQTHRNSQSNHPPLYQSGLPAVGSLDYPDAPPTTPLIPELERSRNSFARKLKGGLANVFLPSPPPPTPKDKEDNSGGEISDAQVELMEHLMHSLSTNDLVRDGLQAHGAGVEAFAEVLSSDVLSWVLNVKNKQQGSDESDLHQLAYQLAETIITSSLDKTKCDLLSD; encoded by the coding sequence ATGCAGTCTCTAAGCGCAGACTCAAAGTGGCGAGGACCCATTCCCAAAACCTCTGGCGAAAGAATCCTCATGTATGCCGACGTTCTGGACGAGTTCGCCCAAAATCTGGCAGAGAGCATAATCCTCTCCTCTCTAGAACAAATGGAAAAGTTGGAACCTGAGGTGCTACAACCTATTCAAACACCGGAGATCTTAGCCGAGGAGTTGGCATTAGCAATAGTTGAGGTTGCTCTGAAAGACGTCTGCTTGCCTCAATATCCACCACCAGATGTTGAAAAGAACGATTGTGAAGAGGCTGAAAATGGCCCCCCGGTGGACGCATCCGGAGAAGAAGAGGACCTGTTGGAACTAGAGATGATTTCCTTAAGGGAATTACAGACTCACAGAAACTCTCAGTCCAACCATCCACCTCTGTACCAATCGGGCCTTCCTGCTGTGGGTTCCCTCGACTACCCAGATGCCCCTCCGACCACCCCCCTCATCCCGGAGCTGGAGCGGAGCAGGAACAGTTTCGCTCGGAAGCTCAAGGGGGGGCTGGCAAACGTCTTCCTgccctctcctcctccaccgACTCCGAAAGACAAGGAGGACAACTCGGGCGGTGAGATCAGTGACGCTCAGGTGGAACTGATGGAGCATCTGATGCATTCCCTGTCTACAAACGACCTGGTGAGAGACGGCCTGCAGGCGCACGGAGCCGGAGTGGAGGCTTTCGCAGAGGTTCTGTCGAGTGATGTGTTAAGCTGGGTCTTGAACgtgaaaaacaagcagcaggGGTCGGATGAAAGCGATCTTCATCAGCTGGCTTACCAACTGGCTGAAACAATCATCACTTCCTCGCTGGATAAAACGAAATGTGACCTCCTATCTGACTAG